The Neobacillus sp. PS3-34 genome has a window encoding:
- a CDS encoding GT-D fold domain-containing glycosyltransferase: protein MESTSWFDDYEYEKNILTTDEVLEMIKAAVDNKQPYSLARFGHGEIAELSWDTNPYFSYLMEYYRDYAGITKPAGEIKPQLIEAWKTATTCGVLPSWEDKTGAEKSIPIFKNINSIPTSLCSAFINYEIHEKELFWRILKKQKVIIVGRRASQAEPIFKAKGVSVVGTVGLNNIEELEKAYQTLIANDEWQIAILSAGIPATILAPQLANSTKRIALDIGHALDLIIDGSSFNFETLVKDYNDKKLES, encoded by the coding sequence ATGGAGTCCACTAGTTGGTTCGATGATTACGAATATGAAAAAAACATTTTAACAACAGATGAAGTATTAGAGATGATTAAAGCGGCAGTTGACAATAAACAGCCTTATAGTCTAGCCCGTTTTGGCCATGGGGAAATAGCAGAACTTTCATGGGATACAAATCCTTATTTTTCTTATTTGATGGAATATTATCGTGATTATGCCGGGATAACAAAACCTGCCGGTGAAATAAAACCTCAGCTCATAGAGGCTTGGAAAACAGCTACCACGTGCGGTGTATTGCCGAGCTGGGAGGACAAAACCGGTGCAGAAAAATCGATCCCTATTTTTAAAAATATTAATAGTATACCAACAAGCCTATGTTCAGCATTCATAAACTACGAAATCCATGAAAAAGAATTATTTTGGAGAATATTAAAAAAGCAAAAAGTAATCATTGTTGGGCGAAGAGCCTCTCAAGCGGAGCCCATTTTTAAAGCGAAGGGCGTTTCTGTTGTTGGAACAGTTGGCTTGAATAATATCGAAGAATTAGAAAAGGCTTACCAAACCCTCATAGCAAATGATGAATGGCAAATAGCCATTTTATCTGCTGGTATCCCTGCCACAATCTTAGCTCCGCAACTTGCCAATTCAACAAAACGAATTGCACTTGATATAGGACATGCTCTTGATTTAATTATTGATGGTTCAAGCTTTAATTTTGAAACGCTGGTAAAGGACTACAATGACAAAAAGCTTGAGAGCTAG
- a CDS encoding GT-D fold domain-containing glycosyltransferase, protein MNQFTQLNSSELMDEIIDALDNNQPLSVISVGYTESFVMAQYSIFSEEEFMEDPEAAVANANAQTLRGHFHRGLTFPNIKARDMAVEAVKKADIIGMNMNVTNSGDLTQKVFNYYNIHPRFVYEAYIRRVIMYSQREKFYQMLKNRKILIICNYAEEVKQGMEKDLKEELGFEVVGMIKIQQFDDIPRVKKEIDSCEFDLCLLAAGTNAVILAPYIAEKKGRVAFDIGQGMETLISIKHHFIPGEEWLEEQVGLKRLMEM, encoded by the coding sequence GTGAATCAATTTACGCAGCTTAACAGTAGTGAGCTTATGGATGAAATAATCGATGCACTTGACAATAACCAACCTCTCTCTGTTATTTCAGTCGGCTATACAGAATCCTTTGTCATGGCCCAATATTCTATTTTTTCTGAAGAGGAATTTATGGAAGACCCAGAGGCGGCCGTAGCGAATGCGAACGCTCAAACCTTGAGGGGACATTTCCATCGCGGTTTAACCTTTCCAAATATCAAGGCACGTGATATGGCAGTAGAAGCTGTAAAAAAAGCGGATATTATTGGGATGAATATGAATGTTACCAATTCAGGAGATTTAACCCAAAAGGTATTTAACTACTATAATATCCATCCAAGGTTTGTATATGAAGCGTATATAAGACGTGTCATTATGTATTCCCAACGGGAAAAATTTTATCAAATGCTTAAAAACAGGAAAATTCTTATTATCTGTAACTATGCTGAAGAAGTTAAACAGGGAATGGAGAAAGACTTAAAAGAAGAATTAGGGTTTGAAGTAGTTGGTATGATAAAAATCCAACAGTTTGATGATATTCCAAGAGTAAAGAAAGAAATTGATTCCTGTGAATTTGATCTTTGCTTGCTTGCTGCTGGAACCAATGCAGTGATTCTTGCACCATACATTGCAGAAAAAAAAGGAAGAGTAGCATTTGATATTGGGCAAGGAATGGAGACACTAATATCAATAAAGCACCATTTCATTCCCGGTGAAGAATGGCTAGAAGAACAAGTAGGGCTAAAGCGTTTAATGGAAATGTAG
- a CDS encoding GT-D fold domain-containing glycosyltransferase yields MHYQEGLDYCATYNGATGNPKRIKELVIRSLKSTKVIGLLSKEEHDYFHNETVRLLTSLNYMPKYICSPFITHPMSKSDEFWELLKTVNVVLVGRRAKEAEPVFQNRGVNIVETLKLEGIDQILSVQKQLESKKDQWDLAILAAGVPATILAERLANSTNHVVIDFGHALDVIIDGSKFDFDRLVEDFNENSI; encoded by the coding sequence ATGCACTATCAGGAGGGATTAGATTATTGCGCGACATACAATGGTGCAACAGGTAATCCTAAAAGAATCAAAGAGCTTGTGATTCGATCCTTAAAGTCAACCAAAGTTATTGGACTATTGTCAAAGGAAGAACATGACTACTTTCACAATGAAACTGTAAGGCTGCTAACATCTTTAAATTATATGCCGAAATATATTTGTTCTCCTTTTATTACCCATCCTATGTCAAAAAGTGATGAGTTTTGGGAGCTATTAAAAACAGTAAATGTTGTATTAGTAGGCCGTAGAGCGAAAGAAGCAGAACCTGTTTTTCAAAACAGAGGGGTTAACATTGTTGAGACTTTAAAATTAGAGGGTATTGATCAAATACTTTCGGTTCAAAAACAGCTTGAGAGTAAAAAAGACCAATGGGATTTAGCGATTTTAGCAGCTGGAGTGCCTGCGACTATTTTAGCTGAAAGACTAGCGAACTCGACCAATCATGTCGTAATTGATTTTGGTCATGCTTTAGACGTTATCATCGATGGCTCAAAGTTTGATTTTGATAGATTAGTAGAAGATTTCAATGAAAATTCAATCTGA
- a CDS encoding glycosyltransferase family 4 protein, which yields MKILLAYGSYLPLVGGVWTYVNQLRRGLEERGHYVEILAHHPNLDGYYLMKKGEFFETGHIEKGIYTDLKQFFFKLGIPRVEDWIIRKEAVRYCFEISAFNLDLTQYDIIHAQDVLTARALSRVKPQNTPLICTINSSLLKEIFLSDMEENPVIHKTLRFKYVSELEHLGPNSCDMNILPSQWLKDEMAHYSIYSDLTVIPYGIDIEDFQLKQKSDPNISPPSGKKVIACAARLVYEKGQLVLLEALKELKETREDWVCWIIGDQYIWDNFREVLETKTKNLNLQNDVLFLGNRQDVPSLLRKADIFVLPSLLENLPFAIIEAQIAGKPIISTDAGGIPEMIVHGKTGLLSPVNDSKQLFQNLKMVLEDVSLRENLAFNAKVFGLKAWSHEKMVDQTLDLYYKLLDRKCELTPFTTDMNIGGLNQSDILKKYSCTTPAGYQIPDPAIPIALMQGNNEYER from the coding sequence ATGAAAATTTTACTAGCATATGGTTCGTATCTTCCTTTAGTTGGTGGAGTATGGACCTATGTTAATCAACTTAGAAGAGGGTTGGAGGAAAGAGGCCATTATGTTGAGATCTTAGCTCATCATCCCAATTTAGATGGTTATTATCTTATGAAAAAAGGAGAATTTTTTGAAACGGGTCACATAGAAAAAGGCATCTATACAGATTTAAAACAATTCTTTTTCAAACTTGGCATTCCTAGAGTAGAGGATTGGATTATTCGAAAAGAAGCTGTACGTTACTGCTTTGAAATTTCTGCTTTTAACCTGGACTTAACGCAATACGATATTATTCATGCGCAAGATGTTCTTACAGCAAGAGCGCTTTCTCGAGTAAAGCCTCAAAACACGCCTTTAATTTGCACCATCAATTCATCGCTTCTCAAAGAAATTTTTTTATCTGACATGGAAGAGAATCCAGTTATTCATAAAACGCTCCGCTTTAAATATGTTTCTGAATTAGAACATTTAGGACCAAATTCCTGTGATATGAACATTCTCCCTTCCCAATGGCTAAAGGACGAAATGGCTCACTACTCCATTTATTCTGATTTAACAGTTATACCTTATGGGATTGATATTGAAGATTTCCAGTTAAAACAAAAATCCGATCCAAATATATCTCCTCCAAGTGGGAAAAAGGTGATTGCCTGTGCTGCAAGACTTGTTTATGAAAAAGGGCAATTAGTATTACTTGAAGCTCTTAAAGAGCTAAAAGAAACACGAGAAGATTGGGTTTGTTGGATTATTGGTGATCAATATATATGGGATAACTTCAGAGAAGTTCTTGAAACAAAAACAAAAAACCTTAATTTGCAAAATGATGTACTTTTTTTAGGAAATAGACAAGATGTCCCATCCTTATTAAGGAAAGCAGACATTTTTGTACTTCCAAGTTTATTAGAAAACTTACCGTTTGCCATTATTGAAGCTCAGATAGCAGGAAAACCGATTATTTCAACGGATGCTGGTGGAATTCCGGAAATGATCGTTCATGGAAAAACAGGGTTATTATCCCCAGTTAATGATAGTAAACAATTATTTCAGAATTTGAAAATGGTCCTAGAAGATGTCTCACTTAGAGAGAATTTAGCCTTCAATGCAAAAGTTTTCGGGCTAAAGGCTTGGAGTCATGAAAAAATGGTCGATCAAACACTAGATCTTTATTACAAACTATTAGATAGAAAATGTGAATTAACTCCGTTCACTACTGATATGAATATTGGTGGTTTGAATCAGTCGGATATTTTAAAAAAATACTCATGTACTACACCTGCTGGCTATCAGATTCCAGATCCGGCCATTCCAATAGCTCTTATGCAGGGAAATAATGAGTATGAGAGGTGA
- a CDS encoding glycosyltransferase family 2 protein, whose amino-acid sequence MEKVTILIPFYNRDGLLQETLDTVLNQTYQHWKVILIDDASTDSTVTSITPYLSNPRIKLIQNPVNLGKSKSLNKALEIVDTPYILELDSDDWLFPFSIDVLLAEAERQPEKVAVICGNIIGVIEDQKGKVIANKAYYGKPFVDKYDFILSNRVLWPRFYRTSALKKVGGWPTNTPDEGRSGIDDLGVLLKLVEYYSFYWINEFLLKVRMHPDSLSFSHIPQINNVKEWLVRNALKRWGGHFEPVFTVDEDGWKYVTELIPKEDDLSERE is encoded by the coding sequence GTGGAGAAAGTAACAATCCTCATTCCCTTTTATAACAGGGATGGACTCCTTCAAGAAACTTTAGATACCGTTCTGAACCAAACCTACCAGCATTGGAAGGTAATTCTAATTGACGATGCCTCCACAGACTCAACTGTCACCTCCATTACACCTTATTTATCCAATCCACGGATAAAACTAATTCAAAATCCTGTAAATCTTGGTAAATCTAAAAGCCTTAATAAAGCTTTAGAAATCGTAGACACTCCTTATATATTAGAATTGGATAGCGATGATTGGCTGTTTCCTTTTTCTATTGATGTTCTTTTAGCTGAGGCTGAAAGGCAGCCTGAAAAAGTAGCAGTAATATGTGGAAATATTATTGGAGTGATCGAGGATCAAAAAGGAAAAGTAATAGCGAATAAAGCTTATTATGGAAAACCATTTGTAGATAAATACGACTTTATTCTTTCTAATAGAGTGCTTTGGCCTAGGTTTTATCGGACTTCTGCACTGAAAAAGGTTGGAGGATGGCCAACGAATACTCCTGATGAAGGAAGAAGCGGAATAGATGACTTGGGTGTACTATTGAAACTGGTTGAATATTATTCTTTTTATTGGATTAATGAATTTTTATTAAAGGTTAGAATGCATCCGGATAGTCTTTCATTTAGTCATATTCCACAAATTAATAATGTAAAAGAATGGCTGGTCAGAAATGCATTAAAACGTTGGGGAGGTCACTTTGAACCGGTTTTTACCGTTGATGAAGATGGTTGGAAGTATGTCACTGAGTTAATTCCTAAAGAGGACGATTTAAGTGAAAGAGAGTGA
- a CDS encoding glycosyltransferase family 2 protein — protein MKESEGVMPKPQVTVLIPFYNTGTYICDAIESVFQQTYQDWKLILIDDGSLDNTITLVEKYLHDPRVTLIKNFNNLGQSKTLNIGLSITDTPWVITLDSDDWFYPHTLLDLVNASQSVPNNTGVIHGNLTACFEEYGKIVRKTNVTGHQVTDRYQFILSYKGICPRFYRTSALKEVGGFPFDDPYDGRHIEDLPVLLKLIEKYQFHYVDKYLYHYRQHVGMETNNRKIVTDKMKWVIKEALVRWGDEYEPIFETIEDDWIKVKELKKK, from the coding sequence GTGAAAGAGAGTGAAGGAGTTATGCCTAAACCACAAGTAACAGTATTGATTCCTTTCTATAACACAGGTACCTATATATGTGATGCCATTGAAAGCGTCTTTCAGCAAACCTATCAAGATTGGAAATTGATTTTAATTGATGATGGATCTTTGGATAATACGATTACCCTGGTCGAAAAATACTTACATGATCCTCGAGTTACTTTGATTAAAAATTTTAATAATCTTGGTCAATCAAAAACATTGAATATCGGTTTATCCATTACAGATACTCCATGGGTCATTACACTTGATAGTGATGACTGGTTTTATCCCCATACATTATTAGATTTAGTAAACGCATCCCAGAGCGTCCCTAATAATACGGGTGTTATTCATGGCAACTTAACAGCCTGCTTTGAGGAGTACGGAAAAATAGTACGAAAAACCAATGTTACAGGACATCAGGTTACCGACCGATATCAATTTATTCTGAGCTATAAGGGAATCTGTCCACGATTTTACCGAACTTCAGCACTTAAAGAAGTTGGCGGATTTCCATTTGATGATCCTTATGATGGAAGACATATTGAAGATTTACCCGTTCTCCTCAAACTAATCGAAAAGTATCAATTCCATTATGTCGATAAATATCTATATCATTATCGGCAACATGTAGGAATGGAAACAAATAATCGAAAAATCGTAACAGATAAAATGAAATGGGTGATAAAGGAAGCGCTAGTAAGATGGGGCGACGAGTATGAGCCTATTTTTGAAACAATTGAAGACGATTGGATTAAGGTGAAGGAATTGAAAAAAAAATAA
- a CDS encoding NAD-dependent epimerase/dehydratase family protein, with protein MKVLVTGGAGFIGSHIVDVLVEKGYETVVIDNLSTGNKAFLPPEVTFYEVDISSDSIDNIFKKELPDMVIHQAAQVDVSKSIKQPSVDALSNIMGTILILETCKKYKVKKFIYASSCSVYGETGDVSIQELFPIKPISFYGMSKYTPEVYIKLFNEQFGLPYTILRYANVYGPRQTPKGEGGVVSIFFEKLMNQEPFVIFGDGHQTRDFVYVKDVAEANVLALQKGKNETINIGTNTKTSINELYSLFGKVSSSLPTPHYSPSRSGDILYSRLDNRKAFELLGWKPITTLEQGLVQTYNYFFS; from the coding sequence ATGAAGGTACTAGTAACAGGTGGAGCCGGTTTTATTGGCTCCCACATTGTTGATGTTCTTGTAGAAAAAGGTTATGAAACGGTTGTAATAGATAATCTTAGTACTGGAAACAAAGCGTTTTTACCTCCAGAGGTTACTTTTTATGAGGTAGATATTTCTTCGGACTCTATCGATAATATTTTTAAAAAGGAACTTCCTGATATGGTTATTCATCAGGCAGCCCAAGTGGATGTATCTAAATCGATCAAACAACCAAGTGTAGATGCACTTAGTAATATCATGGGAACGATTTTGATTTTAGAGACTTGTAAAAAATACAAGGTGAAAAAATTCATTTATGCTTCTTCCTGTTCCGTCTATGGTGAAACAGGTGACGTATCTATACAGGAATTATTTCCTATAAAACCAATTTCTTTTTATGGAATGTCAAAATACACTCCAGAGGTTTATATTAAACTATTTAATGAACAATTTGGCTTACCATACACCATCTTAAGATACGCAAATGTATATGGACCACGGCAGACTCCAAAGGGAGAGGGAGGAGTGGTTTCGATTTTTTTTGAAAAGCTTATGAATCAGGAACCATTCGTTATTTTTGGAGATGGTCACCAAACAAGGGATTTTGTTTATGTAAAAGATGTGGCAGAAGCAAATGTATTAGCATTACAAAAAGGGAAGAATGAAACAATAAATATCGGTACCAATACAAAAACGAGTATTAATGAACTTTATTCCTTGTTTGGAAAGGTAAGTAGCTCACTGCCAACACCACACTATTCTCCTTCACGCAGTGGGGATATTCTTTATAGTAGATTGGACAATAGAAAAGCATTTGAATTGCTAGGTTGGAAGCCAATCACTACCCTCGAACAAGGATTAGTGCAAACCTATAACTATTTCTTTTCATAA
- a CDS encoding NAD-dependent epimerase/dehydratase family protein, whose translation MRILVTGGAGFIGSHLVEELLKQGHTVITLDDLSTGKKGYLNQIIHHHNHVFVHGSALDRSLLNELMENCDVIFHMAAVLGVKNTVDHPLKVIEGNIDATRNVLELAFPRKTKVIFASTSEVYGKNEQLPFSEDFSNRVLGSTNTHRWCYATAKALDEHLCFAYGDKGLPVTVVRYFNAYGPRQNGTQYGQVIPKFIKAALKNEPITIYGDGEQSRCFTFIEDTVKGTIACLDPKANQQVFNIGIDQVTTINELALKIKSLSHSSSEITYFPYSEAYGQGYEDMQKRVPNISKAKQTLNYHPTVKLEDGLLRTIEWYRQDLKHGRDDG comes from the coding sequence ATGAGGATTCTTGTTACCGGTGGTGCTGGATTCATTGGTTCTCACCTTGTCGAAGAGCTGCTTAAACAAGGTCATACCGTCATCACGTTAGATGATCTTTCTACAGGGAAAAAAGGATATTTAAATCAAATTATCCATCATCATAATCATGTATTTGTACATGGATCTGCATTAGATAGATCCTTATTAAATGAACTCATGGAAAATTGTGATGTTATTTTTCATATGGCTGCCGTTTTAGGAGTCAAAAACACAGTGGATCATCCGTTAAAAGTGATTGAAGGGAATATCGATGCAACTCGAAATGTTTTAGAACTGGCTTTTCCTAGAAAAACAAAAGTTATTTTTGCCTCTACATCAGAGGTATATGGAAAAAATGAACAATTACCGTTTTCTGAAGACTTTTCAAATCGGGTATTGGGATCAACCAATACACATCGTTGGTGTTATGCTACTGCAAAAGCCCTAGATGAGCATTTATGTTTTGCCTATGGGGATAAAGGATTGCCCGTTACAGTTGTTCGTTATTTTAATGCTTATGGACCTCGTCAAAATGGCACACAGTATGGTCAAGTGATTCCAAAGTTTATTAAGGCGGCATTAAAAAACGAGCCTATTACCATATATGGAGACGGAGAACAGTCCCGTTGTTTTACTTTTATTGAAGACACAGTTAAAGGGACCATAGCTTGCTTAGATCCTAAAGCAAATCAGCAAGTATTCAATATTGGGATTGATCAGGTCACTACTATAAATGAACTAGCTTTAAAGATTAAATCACTAAGCCACTCTTCATCTGAAATCACTTATTTCCCCTATTCAGAAGCATATGGACAAGGCTATGAAGACATGCAGAAAAGAGTCCCTAATATCTCAAAGGCAAAACAAACCCTAAACTATCATCCTACTGTAAAGCTAGAGGATGGATTATTGCGAACAATAGAGTGGTATAGACAGGACCTTAAACATGGTCGTGATGATGGATGA
- a CDS encoding nucleotide sugar dehydrogenase translates to MEKENEPYSSKVICVIGLGYVGLPLALLFAKKKMNVIGLDLVEEKVKMLNNGQSYLPDVQDDEIQKALNEGFFTATTDYEAVKKAEVIVICVPTPLTDYGTPDLSYLQSVSMTLASLLQKDQLVILESSTYPGTTKEVLQPILEKSNLKAGRDFFLAYSPERIDPGNKQFKEVDKIPKIVSGVSPQCKQTVFDFYNQVFDQVVLVSTPEVAEFTKLLENSYRFINISFINELAIMCDQLGIDLWESIEAASTKPYGFVPFYPGPGIGGHCIPVDPLYLAWKGTRANVDNKFIHLADEINHIIEKYVISQIETFLGGDLQNKAILLYGIAYKKDIDDYRESPALFILHSLTDKGAKVSFHDPFISEVVAAGERIQSVNLNVEILSKSDLVAILTDHSALPVQMILDHSKLVYDTRNVTRNFKGNAKVFRLGGGES, encoded by the coding sequence ATGGAAAAAGAAAATGAACCTTATTCTTCTAAAGTAATATGCGTGATTGGTTTAGGATATGTTGGATTACCTCTTGCATTGTTATTTGCGAAAAAGAAAATGAATGTGATTGGTTTGGATCTTGTTGAAGAGAAAGTGAAAATGTTAAACAATGGACAAAGCTATCTTCCAGATGTACAGGATGATGAAATTCAAAAAGCTTTAAATGAAGGATTTTTTACTGCTACAACTGATTATGAAGCAGTAAAAAAGGCAGAAGTTATCGTTATCTGTGTTCCAACTCCATTAACTGACTATGGCACGCCTGATTTAAGTTATTTACAAAGTGTAAGTATGACACTGGCTTCATTATTACAAAAAGATCAGCTGGTTATCCTTGAAAGTTCAACCTACCCAGGAACAACAAAAGAGGTCCTTCAGCCAATCTTAGAAAAAAGCAACTTGAAGGCTGGCAGAGACTTTTTTTTAGCCTATTCTCCCGAACGGATTGATCCGGGAAATAAACAGTTTAAAGAAGTGGACAAAATCCCTAAGATTGTTAGCGGCGTTTCACCACAATGTAAACAGACTGTATTTGACTTCTATAATCAAGTATTTGATCAGGTCGTATTAGTTTCAACTCCTGAGGTTGCAGAATTTACGAAGCTTCTCGAAAACTCCTACAGATTTATCAATATCTCATTTATTAATGAATTAGCCATCATGTGCGACCAGCTAGGTATTGATTTATGGGAATCCATAGAAGCGGCAAGTACGAAGCCATATGGATTTGTACCGTTCTACCCAGGTCCTGGCATTGGAGGTCATTGTATTCCAGTCGACCCTCTTTATCTTGCCTGGAAAGGGACAAGAGCCAATGTAGATAATAAGTTTATCCATTTAGCTGATGAAATCAATCACATTATAGAAAAATATGTCATTTCTCAAATTGAGACATTTTTAGGTGGGGATTTGCAAAATAAAGCCATTTTATTATATGGCATAGCATATAAGAAGGATATTGATGATTACAGAGAATCACCAGCATTATTTATACTTCACTCACTAACTGATAAAGGAGCAAAAGTATCTTTCCATGACCCGTTTATCAGTGAAGTTGTTGCTGCAGGAGAAAGAATACAAAGTGTTAATCTAAATGTAGAAATACTTTCGAAATCTGACCTTGTTGCTATTTTAACGGACCACTCTGCCCTTCCAGTTCAAATGATTCTTGACCATTCCAAGTTAGTCTATGATACGCGAAATGTAACAAGAAATTTTAAAGGCAATGCCAAGGTTTTTCGCCTTGGAGGTGGGGAATCATGA
- a CDS encoding glycosyltransferase family A protein: MISVVACTNREWFLKNIISNFQKQTIRNKELLIILHSLKIDVLKVREVLEKTTLDYSLLHFSEEMTLGECLNKGGQLAKYDFIAKMDDDDYYGANYLSEAFDALTQTNAMMVGKASFYIYFKQQQELRLFNPNRENLWIKKNSSNQCSCLLSGATLSFKKELFNTVTFPSINQGEDTVFQKSCLENGIKILSLSKNDYAYFRYSFPHHHTSDATDHLLKSHSLFVSKTDSFENIVSKT; this comes from the coding sequence TTGATTTCAGTTGTAGCCTGCACAAACAGGGAATGGTTTTTAAAAAACATCATTTCCAATTTTCAAAAACAAACGATAAGAAACAAAGAATTATTGATCATCCTTCATTCTTTAAAAATAGATGTATTAAAGGTGAGAGAGGTTTTAGAAAAAACAACATTAGATTATTCTTTGCTGCATTTTTCCGAAGAGATGACTTTGGGAGAATGTTTAAATAAAGGTGGCCAGTTAGCAAAATATGATTTCATTGCAAAAATGGATGATGATGACTATTACGGGGCCAACTATTTAAGTGAAGCATTCGATGCTCTTACTCAAACGAATGCCATGATGGTTGGCAAAGCATCCTTTTATATATATTTTAAGCAGCAACAAGAACTACGATTATTCAACCCAAATCGGGAGAATTTATGGATTAAGAAAAACAGCAGCAATCAATGCAGCTGTTTACTAAGCGGAGCAACATTATCATTTAAAAAAGAGCTTTTTAATACCGTCACCTTTCCTTCAATCAATCAAGGTGAAGACACTGTTTTTCAAAAATCATGTTTAGAAAATGGTATAAAAATCCTTTCACTATCAAAAAACGATTATGCATATTTCAGATACAGCTTTCCTCATCATCATACCTCTGATGCCACCGACCACCTATTAAAAAGCCATAGTTTGTTTGTTTCAAAAACAGATAGTTTCGAAAACATCGTTAGTAAAACGTAA
- a CDS encoding glycosyltransferase family 2 protein, whose translation MAQVTVVIPFYNSDLYIVTAVKSVIDQTYGDWQLFLINDGSTDNSKCMITPFLNDSRIKLLEFEENQGQSMALNLGLNHTDTPYFLALDGDDWLYPNSLELLVSEMEKSTEDIGVIGGNINIVWEYKKNKYHSRIVSRPFYDKYEFLLANQSVWPRFFRTSVLKKVGGWSTNDP comes from the coding sequence ATGGCGCAGGTTACCGTGGTAATTCCTTTTTATAACTCAGACTTGTATATTGTAACGGCAGTGAAGAGTGTAATTGATCAAACCTATGGAGATTGGCAGCTCTTTTTAATTAATGATGGTTCAACTGATAATAGTAAATGTATGATTACACCGTTTTTAAATGACTCACGTATCAAACTGTTAGAATTTGAGGAAAACCAGGGGCAATCTATGGCACTTAATCTAGGTTTAAATCATACAGATACCCCCTATTTTCTTGCCTTAGATGGGGATGATTGGCTATATCCAAACTCTCTTGAATTACTAGTCTCAGAAATGGAAAAATCAACTGAAGATATTGGAGTGATAGGTGGTAACATTAACATCGTTTGGGAGTACAAAAAGAATAAATATCATTCTAGAATAGTTAGCAGGCCATTTTATGATAAATATGAGTTTTTATTGGCTAATCAATCTGTTTGGCCACGGTTTTTTAGAACTTCCGTTTTGAAAAAAGTGGGAGGATGGTCAACAAACGACCCATGA
- the speD gene encoding adenosylmethionine decarboxylase: MTIEGKHIIIDGFECDSLHLNNVTFLEKLCKKAALDAGMEILYSYFHQFQPQGVTGMLVLSTSHISIHTWPEERYASFDLYTCGNPDLIAPVNFLLKELSTKKAMMYSIDRGISHPQLIKCEEITTIDPSIGGNST; encoded by the coding sequence TTGACCATTGAAGGAAAGCATATAATTATTGATGGATTTGAGTGTGATTCTTTACATTTGAACAATGTCACTTTTTTAGAAAAATTGTGTAAAAAAGCGGCTTTAGATGCAGGTATGGAGATTTTGTACTCTTATTTCCATCAATTTCAGCCCCAAGGAGTAACTGGAATGCTTGTTTTATCCACTTCTCATATTTCCATTCATACATGGCCTGAAGAAAGATATGCGTCATTTGATTTATATACGTGCGGGAATCCTGACCTTATTGCCCCAGTAAATTTTCTTTTAAAAGAATTATCTACAAAAAAAGCAATGATGTATTCCATTGACCGTGGTATTTCCCATCCTCAACTGATTAAATGTGAAGAAATCACAACTATTGATCCTTCAATAGGAGGGAACTCCACTTGA